In Pseudomonas campi, the sequence TCAAAAAGCAGTAGGGACTAAAAGAATATCAATTGCAGCTTTCCTGTTAAATCTAGCCCTCGGTATCTACAGCCTAACTGAGGCAGCGCCGCTGCTCCTTGATGCTAACGACACTTTGGGAATAGCTGCTTACGCTTTAGCCGCAAGTATCATCGCTATAATATTAATCCCACTCTATTTCTATTCTTTCAAATCCGAGCACATATGGAAGCGCGCAGCATAACAATTGGTTCAATTCGTTCGCTGCGCTCACTGGGACCGGCTAAAGCCGGCCCCTTAACCAAACGTTAGAGGCCACATGCACTTCTTGCGCCGCCTACTCATATACATAGCTTCGGCAGCACTCGTTTTGCCGGTTGGAGCAATTGCCACCTTCGACATGCTATGGCTAAAGCCGAGAATTGAAGCTACTAAAGAACTGGCAAAGAATGGCGCACCTGAAGAGAGAAATCCTCCAGAACTAATTACAGAAATGGTTTTAGCCTCAGAGCCTAGGGGCATCAATGCTCTGGTTTCCCGCATCATAATCACCCAATCAACTCCGTACTTTGAGCCAAGAAGCATGCTTCGCTGGCATCTTGTTGGCGCTATTACACCCTACCTATTGAAGCTACACCTCTCAGAGGAAGAGCTGCTGAGCATTTACTGCTCGCGCGTATTCGTAGGAAGTCGCTCTTTTGGCCTAGCGTCAATAGCTCAGAAATTATTTAACAAAGAGTTATCCAAACTTAATAATACAGAGGCAGCAACTGTTGCTGCATGGCCTACAGCCCCCAACCTGTTCTCCAAGAACCAGGCTGCACTAGCTAAGCATCGTGACAGAATCCTCAACCGCCTTGGAGGTGGCATCTAACAATGCGCTCAAATCGCTCACTTCGTTCGCTGGGACCGGCTAAAGCCGGCCCCTTAGCTTAATCGTTAGGCGTATATGAAAAACACAATTATCTCCGCGACTCTACTCTTAGCATTAATACAGCCAGCCTTCGGCACCGAGCTAACAAAAGAAGAAAGAGAGCAGTTTGAGCAGAATTTTTGCGGCGAAGCATGGGCGCACTTCTTGCCAGACGACCAAAAATTTACAGCAGAAAATGTTGAGCTTGCTGCCTTGCAGCACATGAATCCAGATAATCGATGCGTTCAAAATATAGAGCAAAAAGAATTCGACAGAATCTATGAAGAAGTAAAAAAATCCGCCGCAAAATCCTTCAAAAATAGCAAATCATCATTTGAGGTCATGGTTAAATTTGAGCTCACAACTTCAAATCCAGCGACATTTGAAATGATGGTAAGAGATGACACTGAATCGAATAAAGTTCAGCTGTTAGCTTTTAAGTCTAACCTGGAAAAAATCAAGAATTTCCACTCAAACCAGGGTGTCATTTACATCGTTTTCCACTACAAAATAAAACCAGCAACCAGCCAAGCCAGTTGAACCGCGCCTAACAAATGGTTCAAGTCGCTCGCTTCGCTCACTCGGGACCGGCTAAAGCCGGCCCCTTAACCAAACGTTATATGCACACATGAACCAATTCATCGGCCAAAAATGCAAAGAAGCTTTCGCTAGAGAATTCTGGCTGTCTGGAGAGCTAGTTTCCAACTGCTGCTGCATTTTCCTCCGTTTCAGTAACGCCAAGATTATAAAAATTCTATACAACGACGAAAGTTATAGTTGGGATGCTAAAGAGAGCGATGAAGAACCTAACCGAAATAAGCCGTTAGGTGACTCAGAATTTTTCTACCCGCATAATCCAATTTCCGCCATAGATGGTGCGGAGTTAATTTTTAATGGCTACACCATAGACCTCGAAGGAAACTGGATGCTCAATTTTTCGAACGGGGTCACCCTTCAACTTATCCATGAACCTATTGAAGAAAAAACATACTATGAGGTGCGCATATAACAATGCGCTCAAATCGCTCGTTTCACTCGCTGGGACCGGCGAAGCCGGCCCCTTAGCTTAATCGTTAGATGCAGCTCATGACTAATGCACAGTGGCAAGAATTTCTAAAAACCGCGCGACGCATCCTTGGGCAAGGAGCGCCCGTCTCATGGGCAAGCAAATCTTGGTGTGCCTGGACTACGTTTCAAAGCTTGAACTCAGACATAAATTACTGGAAAAGTGGTCTTCCAGATGAGCAAGATATTCATGAGAGTTACACGGCCGACGGTGGAGTTTGGGGGCAACCGTTCCACTACGAGCAAATTGCCCACTTTATAATTCCTGCACAGTTCTATTGGGAAAAAATTGAAAACAAAGAATTTACCCATGGCCACAGACAACAAAATATAAGCAAGCTATCGGAAGAGCTAACCACACTTGGAATTCCTCACAGACTTACCGAGTTGGTTCTAGAGATAAAGCTTTACTAGCGAGTGGCCACATCTAACTACTGGTTCAAGTCGTTCGCTTCGCTCACTC encodes:
- a CDS encoding transglycosylase domain-containing protein — protein: MHFLRRLLIYIASAALVLPVGAIATFDMLWLKPRIEATKELAKNGAPEERNPPELITEMVLASEPRGINALVSRIIITQSTPYFEPRSMLRWHLVGAITPYLLKLHLSEEELLSIYCSRVFVGSRSFGLASIAQKLFNKELSKLNNTEAATVAAWPTAPNLFSKNQAALAKHRDRILNRLGGGI